The region GCGCGCCTGGTCCAGGCGCCGCTGCGAGGGCGATTCTGTTTTTTCTAAGTCACTGTCTTCTTCGGCCATGGCACAATCCTTTGCACATGGCTATTATCGGCATCGGAAGGAATTCCAATCCGCTGAACAGCGGGGAAAATATGGCTTATCTAGCCAGAGCAAGCCGCGCCAGCACGCGCTCCGCCATCCTGGGCAAAGGCACGATTTCGTCCACCGCGCCCAACGTGATGGCCTCGCGCGGCATGCCGAACACCACACAACTGGCTTCGTCCTGCGCAAAATTGTAAGCGCCAGCCTGCTTCATCTCCAGCATCGCCGCTGCGCCGTCCTTGCCCATGCCGGTCAGCATCACGCCGATGGCATTTGCCCCCAACAACTTGGCGGCGGATCGAAACAGCACTTCGACCGAAGGGCGATGACGATTCACCGGCGGATCCTGGCTAAGCGCGGTGCGGTATTTCCCGGCGACGCGCTCCAGCAACAAATGGGAATGACCGGGAGCAAGATAGACACGGCCCGCCACAATGTCTTCATGCTGCGCGGCCTCTGTCACCTGCATCGAGCACAACTTGTCCAGACGTTCGGCGAACGATTTGGTGAACAGTTCCGGCATGTGCTGGGAAATAAGGATGGCGGGGCAGCGTTCAGGCATGCCCGACAGGAATACCTTGAGCGCCTCGGTACCCCCGGTGGAAGATCCGACCACAATGATCTTCTCACCCATCATCGCCGCTGGTCCTGTGCAGCCAGTTCGTACACAGTATGTCCGCGCAACTTGAACCATGCACTGGCGTGATAGAAATTCTCCGAATGCCCGGCAAACAGCAGGCCGTCGCTGCGCAATAGCGGGGCGAACTTCCTGAGTATGGAGAGTTGCGTGTCCTTGTCGAAATAGATCATGACATTGCGGCAGAATATGGCATCCAGCGGCGAATGAATCGGCCATGTCATGTCCAGAAGATTGATGCGCCGGAAGTCGATATTCTTCTGCAACTCCGGTTTCACCTGCACGAAACCGGCCTGCTCGCCGGTGCCGCGCACAAAGAAACGTTCGACCTGTTGCGCAGGAAGTCTGGCTACAGCATCGGCCTTGTAGCGTCCAGTACGCGCGGTTTCCAGCACTTTGGTATCCAGGTCGGAAGCGATGATATGGAACGGCCGCTCATACCCTCCCAATGCTTCCACCGCCGTCATCGCCATTGAATAGGCTTCTTCTCCCGTTGAGCATGCCGAACACCACAGTGTCAGCGGCCTCCCCTTGCCCTGTTTGCGCAGATGCTCGGCCAGCAGGGGAAAATGGTGCGGTTCGCGAAAGAACGAAGTGAGGTTGGTCGTGAGGGAGTTGGTGAAGGCTTCCCACTCCGCCGCATCTCCGCGCTGCAGATGATCCAGGTAATCTGAAAAATTCTTGATGCCGGTAGCACGCAGCCGCCGCGCCAAACGGCTATACACCAGTTCCTGCTTGTTCTCTCCCAGAGAGATACCTGCGCGCTCGTGGATCAGCTTGCGGATGCGCTGAAAATCCAAGTCGGTGAAGTTGAATTCACGTGGGTGTGCATTGTTCATGCAGCGATTTTAACCGGTTGTCCGGCCAATATCTCAGGTTCCGCGCACGTCGCTGAGCAATTCCTTGATGTCCAGAATCAGCACGATGTCGCCTTCGCTCGACATGGTGACGCCTGCCACGCCTTTGGGACGGAAGGTATCCAGCGATTTGATCACCACGTCTTCATGGCCGACGAAGCCGTCGGCAGTCAGGATGAAGCTGTTATTGCCGAACTGCATCAGCACGCCGACTTCCGATTTATCGCTGCTGCCCCAGCCTATCAGCTGCGACAGGGGCAACACCGGCAACACCTCCCCGCGCACCACCATGGTTGCCTTGCCGGAGACCTTTTGCAGACCGCCCTGCGTCACCGGCAATATCTCGCGCACCATCGACAACGGCACGGCAAACGACTGGTCGGCCAGCCTCAATACCAGCACCGGCAAAATTGCCAGCGTCAGCGGCAGCGAGATGGAAATGGTCGAACCTTTGCCCGCTTCGGAACTGATGTTGACCGTGCCGTTGAGTTTCTGGATGTTGGTCTTCACCACATCCATGCCTACGCCGCGACCGGACACGCTGGATATCTCGTCCTTGGTCGAAAAACCGGGCAGGAAGATCAATTCCAGGCAGCGGCTTTCGTCCAGGGTGTTCGCAATTTCCGCGGTGATCAGTCCTTTCTCGACCGCCTTGTTGCGTATCACTTCCGGTCGCATGCCCTTGCCGTCATCGGTGATGGTGATGAGAATATGGTCGCCTTCCTGGCGTGCCGAGAGCTCGACGAAGCTCTTTTCCGATTTGCCCGCGGCGACCCGTTCTTCTATCGTTTCCACGCCATGATCCACGGCATTGCGCACCAGGTGCACCAGCGGATCGTTCAAGTCTTCGATCATGGTCTTGTCCATTTCGGTCTCTTCGCCGGTCAGCACCAGTTCGACGTCCTTGCCCAGAGAGCGTGCCAGATCGCGCGCCAGACGCGGATATTTCTTGAACAGGCGACCGATGGGTTGCATGCGCGTCTTCATCACGGCGTTCTGCAGACTGACCACCAGCATGTCGAGCTGGCTGACCGATTGATCCAGTTCGCGCAAAGTATCTGCGTCGTTGTGGCCTTGCAGAATATCGGAACGCAGGTGGGTAAGACGGTTCTTGGTCAAGCCGATCTCGCCGGACAGGTTGAGCACCTGGTCCAGACGGTCGGTATCGACACGGATGGTCGTTTCTTTTGCTTCGGTAGTCGGCACATCTCCGGCACGGCGCCCTACGGTCGTGCCGGGCACATCGGTGGAACGGCGGCCGAAGGCCTTCCTGGTGGATTCTTCCTCGTTGATCGCTTCGGCGATCTTTGCCTCATCGCGCGTCGCGCCGACCTCCTTGACGATGTCGTTACCGCCCGTGATCGCGTTGTACAACGCATCCCAATCCACATTGTCCGTTCCCGCCACTGCAGGGGAAGTTGCAACCGGTGCGGGCGATGTCGCCGCGGCTGGTTTGGCGGCAACCTTGGATATTGCCGCGACCGCCTTGCCACTCAAGGCATCCTTCAAGGCCTGTATCACCACTGCTGGCGCGGCGGCAGGTTGCTGGCTTTGCTGCAAAGCGCTGAACATCGTGCGCACCTCGGCGGTAGCCGCAAAGATCACGTCCATCAATTCGGCAGTCAGCTTCAGTTCGTTGTTACGCAATTTATCGAACAGGTTTTCGGTCAGGTGGCATAACGTCACCAGTTCGGATGCGTTAAGGAAACCCGCACCGCCCTTGATGGTGTGAAAGCCGCGGAATACTTCGTTGAGGAGCGCGGCATCGCCGGGGTTCTTTTCCAGCGTCATCAACTTGCTGTCGACATCGGACAGCATGTCTCCGGCCTCCATCAGAAAATCCTGCAACAACTCTTCCATTCCCACGAAATCGTTCATATCCGTCTCCTTGTCAGGATTCAGGATACGGGAGACAGGATACGGCCAGTCCGCACGCCCCCCTGTATCCTGTCTCCCGCATCCTGATTCCTAAAACCCCAAGCTCTCAAGCAGGTAGCCGTTCCGACATGGCGCGGCGAAGCCGTCTGGTGCGGGAGGAATGGCCGATCTGCTGTCGCTGAACTTCATTTTAAAACCCCAAACTTTCCAGCAGATCGTCCACCTGATCCTGGCTGGTCACCACATCGGAACGCCCCTGCGCATTGATGACCGGGCCGTTCAACAGGCTGTTGTTGATCTCCGCTTTCACCGAAGCCGGCGCGTTTTCCAGCAGCAGCGACAGCAGTTGCTGCTCCATGTTCTGTGTCAGCTCAATGATCTTCTTGATGACCTGGCCGGTCAGGTCCTGGAAGTCCTGCGCCATCATGATCTCGGTCAGCCTGGCATTGGTTGCCCTGGTCTGCCTGGGCGTCTCATGCAGGTAGGCATGGGTCTGGGTGACCAGATCCTTGAACTGTGGAACGTCGAGCTTTTTTTCAAACAGCAGATCCCATTGTTTGGCCAGATGCTGAGCGTCGCTGCCCATCTTTTCTACCACAGGTTGCGCCGCTTCGGTGGCGTTCAGCACGCGCTCGGCAGCTTGCTGGGTCAGCGTGGCCACATAGTTCAAACGATCGCGCGCATCGGGAATGGTCGACGCAGCCTTTTCGATTTCCTTGTTCAAGCCCAGCTCGCGTAGCGTGTCGTGCAAGGCGCGCGCCATGTGTCCGATCTGGTTGATGACCTTGGTCGGGTCGCCATCGCCTGCCGCCGCAGAGGAATTGGCTGCAGTCACTGTTGCCGGTTTGCCTTCATTTGCGTTCGCCGCGATGATGCTGTCGAACAGCGCTTCGAGGTCGTCCGAATCCTGGGTTGCAGTATTGGTAGCCATAACCTGCCTCACTTGTTAAGTTGCGGGAATGCTGCAAATATCTTCTTCAGCTTCTCGTCCAGAGTCACTGCGGTGAACGGTTTCACCACATAGCCGGAAGCCCCTGCCTGTGCTGCCATGATGATGTTCTCCTTCTTCGCTTCCGCCGTCACCATCAATACCGGCAGATGTTTCAGGCTCTCGTCGGCACGAATCGCTCGCAGCAGATCGATGCCGGTCATGTTCGGCATGTTCCAGTCAGACACCACGAAATCGAACGGCTCGCTGCGCAGTTTGTTCAGTGCATCCACACCGTCCTCCGCTTCTTGCACGTTGGCGAAACCGAGCTCCTTGAGGAGATTCCGCACGATGCGGCGCATCGTGGAGAAATCGTCCACCACCAGAAATTTTGTATTTTCTATTCCCATCACCTTCTCCTAAATTCAGGATACGGGATTCTGGATACCGGATTCAGCAATGCTCGGCGCGCTGCATTTCCCGAATCCCGTATCCCGCGTCCTGTACCCTCGCTCCTAAGTCAATAACGGGCGCAGCGTTGACGACAGTACGATCGAATCGAACTTCGATACGTAATAATCCACCCCGACACGTTTGCCCATGGCCCGGTTCGCATCCGACGACAAGGACGAATGCATCACCACAGGAATGTCGTCAAAACGGCTATCGCCCTTGATGTGCTGGGTCAACACATAGCCGTCCATCTCCGGCATTTCCGCGTCGGTGAGAATGGCCTGTATCTGGTCGTGCAGATTAACGCCCGCGCTCTGTGCGGCATCCGCCATGGCTTTCAGCCTGTCCCAGGCTTCGCGCCCGTTGTTCGATTGCACATGCTTGACACCCATTTTTTCCAGCACTTCGATGATCTTGCGGCGCGCCACCAGCGAATCGTCGGCAAAGAAGACGCACAGTTCATGCTCCGACTCGATCCTTTCGACATTGCCGACCACTGCCTCGCCGAAGGCATCGGCCAGTATCTGTTCGACATCCAGAATGGACACCAGCGAGCCGTCTTCCAGTTCCGTGATGGCAGTGATGAGCGCACCCTTGTCCGAAAGCATGCCTTCGGTCGGATGAACCTTGTCCCAATCGACGCGAATGATACGGTCGACACCCTCAACCAGGAACCCCAGAATATGGCGGTTGAATTCGGCGACCAGCATGGTCTCATGCTTGATCTCGGGGTTCATGCCCATGAAGTTGGCCAAGTTCAATACCGGCATCACATGGCCGCGCAGGCTGATGATACCGTCCACCCCGCCCGGCATGTTCGGCGTGCGGGTGACCTTGCCGATCTGGCACACTTCCTTGACCTTGAACACATTGATGCCGAACTTCTCGTTGCTGCCCAGGCTGAACAGCAGGATTTCCATCTTGTTGGTTCCCGCCAGATTGGTGCGGGCATCGATATGCTCCAGCATCCCGTCGTTACCCGAACTCAACATGTCTTGTGCGTAAGTCATCTTCAGCTCCTCCTTAAGCCAACAGCCGGGTTAACGTCTGCGCCAGTTTCTGTGGCTCGAACTTCGGCACATATTCATCCACACCCACCGCTTTGCCTAGCTGCTGGTTGGAAGTACTGGACAAGGACGAATGCATCAATACCGGGATACCGGCAAAACGCTTGTCCGATTTGATCTTGCGCGTCAGCATGTATCCGTCCATCTCCGGCATCTCGACGTCGGTCAAAATGACCTGCACCAGATCCTTCATCGAAGTATGGGAGGCGGCAGCATAATCGGCCATTTTCGACAGTTCGATCCATGCCTGGCGCCCGTTGATGGCGGCGATGGATTTGACCCCCATCGCATCCAGCGTCCGCTGGATCTGATGCCTTGCCACGGATGAGTCGTCGGCGTAGAACACCGTGCGATCCTTGCCTATCGGCTTCACGCTCTTGAATATCATCTCGTCTTCGTCAAAATGCCCCGTCTCGGACAGTACCTTTTCAACGTCCATCATCATCACCAGCCGGCCATCCTTCAGTTCGGTGATCGCTGTCACCAGACCGCCCATTTGGGCCACCAGCATCGCCGGCGGCACGCGCATCGCCGACCAGTCCAGGCGCAGGATGTTGTCCACCCCCTTGACCAGGAATCCCTGCGTGTGGCCGTTGTACTCGGTGACGATCATGATGTCGGCCTTCTCGTCCGTCTCGATACCCGCGTATTTCGCCAAGTCGATCACCGGCACCAGTGCACCGCGCAGGCTGACCATACCTTCCACTGCGTCCGGCATTTCCGGCGCACGGGTGATCGGCGGGATGCGCATCACTTCGCGCACCTTGAACACGTTGATGCCGTAGGTCTCCTCGCGCCCGGTACGCTTGTCCAACCCGAGCGTGAACATCAGGATCTCCAGCTTGTTGGTGCCCGCCAGCTTGGTTCGGGCATCGATGTTCTTTAACAGGTCAGACATGTATCTCTCCTCCGGATGGCCGGGACAGATGTCCCTGCCCCCCTGATTTCATTTGCCAACAGCACATTTGGTTAACGGATATCCCGCCTTACTCAGTTCATCGGCAGATTTTGCCAATTCTTCAGCGGCAGATTTGGCATCTTGTACAGAGTGGGTATTATTGTCCACCAACCCGGCGATGCGTTCCAGACTCTGAGCCACGCTTTCACCCGCCGCAGACTGCTCCTTGGAAGCAGTGGCGATATGATCGACCCGCCCGGAAACATTTTGCGTGGCGCTCATGATCTGCTTCAAACCTTCGCCGTTCCGGCGTATCAGCGTGATGCCGCCTTCGACCTCTGTCACCGCGGTCTGCATCGATTTCACCGCCGAATCGGAAACCGCATTGATCTCGGCGATAGTTTGGGCGATATCCTTGGTACTGGCCGTTGTACGTTCCGCCAACTTGCGCACTTCGTCTGCCACCACCGCAAAACCGCGTCCCTGCTCACCGGCGCGAGCCGCTTCGATAGCCGCGTTCAAAGCCAGCAAGTTGGTTTGGTCGGCAATCTCCTTGATCGTGTTGGCGATCGCACCGATACGCCGGATGGACTCACCCAGGTCGACGATGATTTTGCTGGATGACTGGACGGTGTTTGCCACCTTCCCGGTCGCCACGATGCTAAGTTCCATGTTGCGGCTGTTTTCATCTACGATCAGGCGCATCGTTTTGACGTCGCCAAGCGAATCTGCCGCCATATTGGCCACTTCGGCAACAGACTGGCTGAACTGCTCCATGGTAGCAGCGATCTGCTGAATATGGTCCTGTTCGGTCATCGCATTGTTCGCTACTCCGTTCACCTTTTCATCCACACCCTTGATGTGTTCCCGCATATTTTTCACCGAAGAAACAATTTCATCCATCATGGTGCGCAAGTAGGACTGCATGGTCTGTATCTCGCATAACAGCATACCCATCTCGTCCCGGGTGGAAATATCCAACTCGTTATCCAGATTGCCTTCCATGATGTGCTTGAATTCCGCCCTGACCATATCGGCCGGCTGGCGCACATAGCGCTTTACGCAAAAACCGATAAAGAAAAACAGGAACACATGCAATGCGACCTGGCCCGCAATGGTCTGCAATTCCATATGGTGGATACGGTCGTAATCCGGTTTTAAGTCAATCACCACATCCGATGCACCGAGAATCGTGCCCTCCTGGGCCTGATGGCAACCGCTGCAATCGGTACCGTGAAAATTCTTGCTCGCCATGTAGGGAGTGATGACCCGCAGGAATTGGGCGCCCTGCTCGTCTTTGCCGAATATCGCAACGGGTTTCCGGGTATCGAGTGCCTGGCGCTGAGCATCGTCCTCGACCCGCTCTTGCGGCAGCCCCGCCCCATAAAGATCGATCACCGGTTTGGCGCGCAATATCTTCGCCGACTTGATGTTCACGCCCGAGCCAAACTTGCGGATGAGAAGTTCACGGTTGCTGACTTCTCCGATCTGCCCCGTCACCATCAACATGTTGAAGCCGTCAATGATCTCGTCGGCGATCTGCGCACCTTTCTCCTCTGCCTGCGTCTTCGATTCTTCGCGCATATTATCGGAAACGAAAAGTTGCGCCGCAGACAACATGATCAACAGCGTCGTCTGGATCAGAAACTGCAACTTGGAAATCAGCGACCAATTCTTGAATTTGTATCGCTCGTATCTGGAAACGACCTGGGCGCCGGTCTGGTTCAGCTCACGATACAATGTCTCCGCTTCGGCCACCTGCCCGCGGCTCGGCGCCCTGCGTATCGATACATATCCCGTGATCTTGCCTTGCTCGACAAAAGGAGCAACGGTGGCACGTACCCAGTAATGGTCCCCGTTTTTGCAGCGGTTCTTGACTACACCGCGCCAAGGTCTACCCGCTTTAACCTCATCCCACAACCACTTGAAAGCTTGCGGCGGCATGTCGGGATGACGCACGATGTTGTGGCTTTTGCCGAGCAACTCCTCGCGCGAATAGCCGGAGATGTTCACGAACGCTTCGTTGCAATAGGTGATGATGCCCTTGGTATCGGTCTTCGAGACCAATACTATCCCCGCCGGGAACGGCACTTCCTTTTGCGACAAATAAGCGTTCTTGTTTTGCAAATTTCCTCCCAGGATTGGAGTCTAAATCTCAATTTGACCGGCTGCTCTTTGCAGCTCTCATGTAACCTTATTCAGCTGCACAATATCCAGCGAAAGGGTATCAGACCCGAATCTCTTTTTTATACTTTGAATCGTACAACGGCACGCTGCAGCTCGACACCCATGCGTTCCAAATCGCTAATATCATGTGTCGTTTGTTCGATGGCCGCATGATTTTTCTCGGCCATTCTGGCAATCTGTTCGATATGGTGAGTGATCTCGTTGCTTGCAACACCTTGCTCACCTACAGATACGGCGATCTCGCCGATCCCCACGTTCGACTCCTTCACGGCCGCACCGGCCTCGTTCAACACTGCGGCCATCAATTCGACATGCTTGTGCGTGGTTTGCAGGGACTGCACGCCGGATGCAATGGCTTGCTCCACGCGCAACGATTTCTCATCCAGCTTGCTGGTTACCATGTCTATTTCGCTGGCCGATTGCGCGGATTTTTCCGCCAGCTTGCGCACTTCGTCCGCCACCACGGCGAAGCCGCGACCCTGCTCGCCGGCACGGGCCGCTTCGATGGCGGCATTCAATGCCAGCAAATTGGTCTGGTTGGCAATGTCTTTCACTTGCTGCGTCATGCTGGCAATGGTGCGCGCACTTTCGACAAACTCGCTGGCAGCCGATGCGATCTGTTGCACTGCATTTTCGATGCTTTGTATCTCATGCACCATCTCGTCTACGCTGCGATTGCCCTGCTCGGTCTGCTGCAGACTTTTTTCCGACAGCCCTCGTACTTCATTGGTGTTCTCGGCGACCGAATTGATACTCACCGTAACCGCCTCCACTGCCGCAGCGGTAGATGAAACCGCATCGCTTTGCGCGCGCGAACCGTCTGCCACTTCCGTTGAAGTTGCGGCGATGTGGCTGGTGGTCTTGTTGATCTTGTCCACGCCGTCCAGCACTTGCCGGATGATGGCGGAAAAACTATCGATCAGGGCATTGAACGCCACGGCAGTCTGGCCGACCTCATCCTTGCTGTGGACCGAGACGCGCCGGGACAAATCGCCGTCGGTCTGCATCGCCAGCATGATTTGCTGCAATTCCCGCGTCGGGCGCGTCACCTGATTAATCAGCCAGCCAATGACGAAGAACAATACCAACTGTACCAGGGCCTGTCCGATCCACAACATCGCACTGGCTTTGTTCATCGCCTCGTATTCGCCGGTCATATCCAGGCTCACGGTCACTGCACCCATCACAGCACCGTCCTCCACCGTATGGCATTGCAGGCAGTTTGTTCCGGTACCGCGGAAGTCTTTTGAAGCGATGATCGGTTGAACCACGCGCAAGATACGCTTGCCGTCTCTTTCGGTAATTTCATTTTGCTGCATACCACTACTCAATGCCACACGATCCAGCTCGTCTTTGGCCTGTTCCTCGGTCACGCCCGGACCGAACTGAGTCTGTACCGGATTGCCGCGTATGACGCGCAAGTCTTCCGCTTTGCTGGATGCAGCCATCTTCTTGACGAACAGTTTCCGCTGTTCGACATCCGATATAGTCCCGTTCAACATCATCATGTTCAGGCCGTTGAATACGCCGTCCGCCGGTATCACCGCACGATTCCTGGCGTCTTCCAGCACGCGCATTTCATAACGATCGAATGCCCAGCGTTGGGCGGCAATCATCACTACCAGCAGAATCAGCTGGATGGGAATCTGCAATTTATTCTTGATCGAGAGACTGCTCCACCATTCGCTCATTTTGTTTACCTATTCAGCCTGATCTTCCGTTAGCGGTGTCCATCAAACCTTGAAATGTCCGATGGTCATGTTCAAATTTGCAGCCAGCGCTTCCATCGATTTCACGGCATTGACGGTGCGCTTGACTATCTCGTTGCTACTGCCGGCCATGTTGGCGATCTGGTCAACGTTGCTGGTGATCTCCCGGCTAGCATCGCGCTGTTCGTTGATCGAGCCGGAAATATTCGCTTGGCCGCTGTTCACACCGTCTACGGACGTATTGGCTTCGACCAGAACGGCCGCAACCTCCCTGATGTGCGCCTGGCTGCCTTGCAAGGCAGCCAGGCCCCGTTGTACGGTTTTTTCAACCCGTCCCGACTGCGCGCCAAGTTCCTGGGTTACTTCATCGATCTGCAGCGCGGATTGCGCGGATTTCTTCGCCAGCTTGCGCACCTCGTCGGCGACCACTGCGAAGCCGCGACCTTGATTGCCCGCTCGTGCCACCTCAATCGCCGCATTCAACGCCAGCAAATTGGTCTGCTCTGCGATCTCGCGCACTTGCTGCGTCATATTGGTATTGCTCTGGGTGTTGTTGACGAACTTGCCCACATCGGTGGCAATCTCCTGCACCGAGCTTCCCACGCACTCCAGTTCCTGCATCATCTCTTGCAGGCTTTGCTGCCACCGGTTGGCGCGCTCCACCACGGCACATTCGTCACTGGTATCCAGCATGATACTGGCCGCACCGTTCACCGAGCCTGCCGGCCCTGTATGGGACATCAGGCGGTTTGTGCCCCGAAACTCTTTACTGGCGATGAAAGGAACGACCACGCGCAATGCATGCATTCCGTTCTTTTCCAGAAATTCTTTTTGCTGCCTTGCGGAAGAAAGTGCCAGCCGATCCTGATCGTCCGCCGGTAGCTCGGATGACATGCCGAGGCCGAATTGATCTTGTACCGGCTTGTTGCGGATGAATCGCAACTCCAGCACTTGCTCCTCGAACTTGCCTGGCGCTGTCACTTGCGCCATAGTCAAAACAACTATCAGGATAAGCTGGATAGGAATCTGTAGCTTGTTCTTTAGTGAAAGCCTGCTCCACCACTTGTTCATTTCATTACCCTGGCTTCCCTACTCTAGTTATATGCATGCCATATATTCCATAGCGGCCAGTGGTTATTATTCTTTAGTGTAGGACAGACGGCTGGGCTGAATTAACAGCAGATTCCGGCAAACCTTGCGCGGCCGCAGCCGCTGATGCCGAGGCAGTACCCGTCACACCGGATGCCGCATCTGGTTGCAAGGCATCGAGTGGATCCCCCGTTTCCGCATCGATATCAACGCTGCCACCGTCTTTCAGGGCGGCTTCTTCTGCTTTTTTGTTCATCACGATGATGCTGATGCGGCGATTGATGGGATTGAGCGGTTGTGCTTTGTCGAACAGTACGGCCGACGACAGGCCGACCACGCGCACGATCTTGTCATCGGCCAGACCGCCTTTGATCAGTTCGCGGCGCGAAGCATTGCCGCGATCGGCCGACAACTCCCAGTTGCTGTACCGGCCGTCCGCAGTCACATATGGCTGTGCATCGGTATGCCCGGACAGGCTGACCTTGTTCGGCATTTCGTTAAGCACATTGCCGATCGCACGCAAGATGTCCTTGGTATAGGGTTCCAATTCGGCGCTGCCGCTCTTGAACATGGGGCGATTTTTTTCGTCCACAATTTGAACACGCAGGCCTTCGGAGGTCAGGTCGAGCAGGATCTGGTCCTTGAATTTCTTCAGCTTGGAATCCGCATCGATCATTTTTTCAAGGTTGGCTTTCAGATCCTTGAGTTTTTCGAGCTCCTTTTTACGCTCCAGGCGCAGAAATTCTTCACGCGTCGCCTTGAGGTTGATGATCTTTTTTTCCGGTGGCAACTCGCCCGATTTGACTTGCCCCACGCTGCGCGTGAGGTCCTGCCCGCCGCCCTTAATGATGCTGGAACTATCGCCGCTCCCTGTTCCGCCCATCAATGCCACTTTCAGTGGCGTTTTGAAGTATTCGGAAATACCGTTGAGATCGCCCTTGGCAGTCGATCCCAGCAGCCACATCAGCAGGAAGAACGCCATCATCGCCGTCACGAAGTCGGCATAAGCAATCTTCCACGCACCGCCATGATGACCGCCTGCCACCTTTTTGATGCGCTTGATGACGATGGGTC is a window of Sideroxydans sp. CL21 DNA encoding:
- a CDS encoding methyl-accepting chemotaxis protein, which gives rise to MSEWWSSLSIKNKLQIPIQLILLVVMIAAQRWAFDRYEMRVLEDARNRAVIPADGVFNGLNMMMLNGTISDVEQRKLFVKKMAASSKAEDLRVIRGNPVQTQFGPGVTEEQAKDELDRVALSSGMQQNEITERDGKRILRVVQPIIASKDFRGTGTNCLQCHTVEDGAVMGAVTVSLDMTGEYEAMNKASAMLWIGQALVQLVLFFVIGWLINQVTRPTRELQQIMLAMQTDGDLSRRVSVHSKDEVGQTAVAFNALIDSFSAIIRQVLDGVDKINKTTSHIAATSTEVADGSRAQSDAVSSTAAAVEAVTVSINSVAENTNEVRGLSEKSLQQTEQGNRSVDEMVHEIQSIENAVQQIASAASEFVESARTIASMTQQVKDIANQTNLLALNAAIEAARAGEQGRGFAVVADEVRKLAEKSAQSASEIDMVTSKLDEKSLRVEQAIASGVQSLQTTHKHVELMAAVLNEAGAAVKESNVGIGEIAVSVGEQGVASNEITHHIEQIARMAEKNHAAIEQTTHDISDLERMGVELQRAVVRFKV
- a CDS encoding methyl-accepting chemotaxis protein, encoding MNKWWSRLSLKNKLQIPIQLILIVVLTMAQVTAPGKFEEQVLELRFIRNKPVQDQFGLGMSSELPADDQDRLALSSARQQKEFLEKNGMHALRVVVPFIASKEFRGTNRLMSHTGPAGSVNGAASIMLDTSDECAVVERANRWQQSLQEMMQELECVGSSVQEIATDVGKFVNNTQSNTNMTQQVREIAEQTNLLALNAAIEVARAGNQGRGFAVVADEVRKLAKKSAQSALQIDEVTQELGAQSGRVEKTVQRGLAALQGSQAHIREVAAVLVEANTSVDGVNSGQANISGSINEQRDASREITSNVDQIANMAGSSNEIVKRTVNAVKSMEALAANLNMTIGHFKV
- the motB gene encoding flagellar motor protein MotB gives rise to the protein MANEDKRPIVIKRIKKVAGGHHGGAWKIAYADFVTAMMAFFLLMWLLGSTAKGDLNGISEYFKTPLKVALMGGTGSGDSSSIIKGGGQDLTRSVGQVKSGELPPEKKIINLKATREEFLRLERKKELEKLKDLKANLEKMIDADSKLKKFKDQILLDLTSEGLRVQIVDEKNRPMFKSGSAELEPYTKDILRAIGNVLNEMPNKVSLSGHTDAQPYVTADGRYSNWELSADRGNASRRELIKGGLADDKIVRVVGLSSAVLFDKAQPLNPINRRISIIVMNKKAEEAALKDGGSVDIDAETGDPLDALQPDAASGVTGTASASAAAAAQGLPESAVNSAQPSVLH